From one bacterium Scap17 genomic stretch:
- a CDS encoding argininosuccinate synthase: MSDVQKVVLAYSGGLDTSVIVKWLQETYNCEVVTFTADLGQGEEVEPARAKAEALGVKEIYIEDLRETFVRDYVFPMFRANAIYEGEYLLGTSIARPLIARRLVEIANETGADAISHGATGKGNDQVRFELGAYALKPGIQVIAPWREWDLNSREKLMEYCEQHGIEVDYAKNKKKSPYSMDANLLHISYEGGVLEDPWTECEEEMWRWSVSPEQAPNDATYIDLTYVKGDITAIDGKEMAAHEVLEYLNKVGGANGIGRLDIVENRYVGMKSRGCYETPGGTIMMRAHRAIESITLDREAAHLKDEMMPKYAELVYNGYWWSPERRMLQAAIDESQKVVNGVVRLKLYKGNVIVVGRQSEDSLFDASIATFEDDAGAYDQKDAAGFIKLNSLRLRIAASKGRGIE; this comes from the coding sequence ATGTCCGACGTGCAAAAGGTCGTTCTCGCCTACTCCGGCGGCCTGGACACTTCAGTCATCGTCAAGTGGCTGCAGGAAACCTACAACTGTGAAGTCGTGACTTTCACAGCTGACCTCGGTCAGGGCGAGGAAGTCGAGCCGGCGCGTGCCAAGGCAGAAGCCCTCGGCGTGAAGGAGATCTACATCGAAGACCTGCGCGAGACCTTCGTCCGCGATTACGTCTTCCCGATGTTCCGTGCCAACGCCATCTATGAAGGCGAGTACCTGCTGGGCACCTCCATCGCACGTCCGCTGATCGCGCGTCGCCTGGTCGAGATCGCCAATGAGACCGGCGCCGACGCCATCTCCCACGGTGCGACCGGCAAGGGCAACGACCAGGTGCGTTTCGAGCTGGGCGCCTACGCGCTGAAGCCGGGTATCCAGGTCATCGCGCCGTGGCGTGAGTGGGACCTAAACTCCCGCGAGAAGTTGATGGAATACTGCGAGCAGCACGGTATCGAAGTCGACTACGCCAAGAACAAGAAGAAGTCTCCGTACTCCATGGACGCGAACCTTCTGCACATCTCCTACGAAGGTGGCGTGCTGGAAGACCCGTGGACCGAGTGCGAAGAAGAGATGTGGCGCTGGAGCGTCAGCCCGGAGCAGGCGCCGAATGACGCGACCTACATCGACCTGACCTACGTGAAGGGCGACATCACTGCCATCGATGGCAAGGAAATGGCCGCTCACGAAGTGCTCGAGTACCTGAACAAGGTCGGCGGCGCGAATGGCATCGGCCGTCTCGACATCGTCGAGAACCGTTACGTCGGCATGAAGTCGCGTGGCTGCTACGAAACACCGGGCGGCACCATCATGATGCGTGCTCACCGTGCCATCGAATCCATCACCTTGGACCGCGAAGCGGCCCACCTGAAGGACGAGATGATGCCCAAGTACGCTGAGCTGGTGTACAACGGCTACTGGTGGAGCCCGGAGCGTCGCATGCTGCAGGCGGCCATCGATGAGTCCCAGAAGGTCGTCAACGGCGTCGTGCGTCTCAAGCTCTACAAGGGCAACGTGATCGTCGTCGGCCGTCAGTCCGAAGACTCGCTGTTCGATGCGTCCATCGCGACCTTCGAAGACGATGCGGGCGCCTACGACCAGAAAGATGCTGCCGGCTTCATCAAGCTGAACTCCCTGCGCCTGCGTATCGCGGCCAGCAAGGGACGTGGCATCGAGTAA
- a CDS encoding ribonuclease T yields MTQASERTQMAQRFRGFLPVVVDLETGGFNAAGDAMLEIAAVTLTMDDDGNMVPDATYAFHVAPFEGANIEQSALDFTGIDLDNPVRKQVAVAENQALGEIFSPVRKAIKAHGCTRAVLVGHNAAFDQGFLNAAVERCGIKRNPFHPFSCFDTASLAGLVYGQTVLARACRAAGIEFDNASAHSARYDTERTAELFCAMVNRFKDLGGWDLAMKEQGMNDEVPVSLDAPAP; encoded by the coding sequence ATGACCCAGGCGAGCGAGCGCACGCAGATGGCACAGCGCTTCCGTGGCTTTCTGCCAGTGGTGGTCGACCTCGAGACGGGTGGTTTCAATGCCGCCGGTGATGCAATGCTCGAGATCGCTGCCGTCACGCTGACCATGGACGACGATGGCAACATGGTGCCGGATGCGACCTATGCCTTCCACGTGGCCCCCTTCGAGGGCGCCAACATCGAACAGTCGGCACTGGATTTCACCGGTATCGATCTCGACAACCCGGTGCGCAAGCAGGTCGCGGTGGCCGAGAATCAGGCGCTGGGCGAGATCTTCAGCCCGGTGCGCAAGGCCATCAAGGCGCACGGCTGCACGCGTGCGGTGCTGGTCGGCCACAATGCGGCCTTCGACCAGGGCTTCCTGAACGCGGCAGTCGAGCGTTGCGGCATCAAGCGCAATCCGTTCCACCCGTTCTCGTGCTTCGATACCGCTTCGCTTGCGGGTCTGGTCTATGGCCAGACGGTACTGGCGCGCGCCTGCCGTGCCGCCGGCATCGAGTTCGACAACGCCTCCGCCCACTCGGCGCGTTATGACACCGAACGTACCGCGGAGCTGTTCTGCGCGATGGTCAACCGCTTCAAGGACCTGGGCGGCTGGGACCTGGCGATGAAGGAACAGGGCATGAATGACGAGGTGCCGGTCTCGCTCGACGCGCCCGCGCCCTGA
- the grxD gene encoding Grx4 family monothiol glutaredoxin — protein sequence MSTTIESIEKQIGENPILLYMKGTPQLPQCGFSAQTVQAVMSCGERFAFVNILDNPDIRAELPKYANWPTFPQLWINGELVGGCDIVVEMYQSGELEPMIKQAAQAASAE from the coding sequence ATGAGCACTACCATCGAATCGATCGAAAAGCAGATTGGCGAGAACCCGATCCTCCTGTACATGAAGGGCACCCCGCAGCTGCCGCAGTGCGGTTTCTCTGCGCAGACCGTGCAGGCCGTCATGTCCTGCGGCGAGCGTTTCGCCTTCGTCAACATCCTCGACAACCCGGACATCCGCGCCGAGTTGCCGAAGTACGCCAACTGGCCGACCTTCCCGCAGCTGTGGATCAACGGCGAGCTGGTCGGCGGCTGCGACATCGTGGTCGAGATGTACCAGAGCGGCGAGCTGGAGCCGATGATCAAGCAGGCCGCTCAGGCAGCTTCCGCCGAGTGA
- the argF gene encoding ornithine carbamoyltransferase: MATRHFLTLLDLSPEELDYLIQRAITIKDGLKKEGPVYTPFANRTLAMIFEKSSTRTRVSFETAMAQFGGHALFLSPRDTQLGRGEPIGDTARVLSEMVDGVMIRTFAHSDIEAFADASSVPVINALTDDYHPCQLLADVMTWTECRGPVKGKTAVWIGDGNNMCHSWINAARQFDFTLRICCPEGYEPDSEIVAAAGQRVSIHRDPQEAVQGADLVTTDVWASMGQEEEQLKREADFAGFQVDEAMLDKAADDVIFLHCLPAHRGEEISMGLLDDPRAVVWQEAGNRLHAQKALLEFLMLGRQD, translated from the coding sequence ATGGCCACCCGGCATTTTCTGACCCTGCTTGACCTTTCTCCGGAAGAACTCGACTACCTCATCCAGCGCGCCATCACCATCAAGGATGGGCTGAAGAAGGAAGGTCCGGTCTATACGCCGTTCGCCAACCGTACCCTGGCGATGATCTTCGAGAAGTCCTCCACGCGTACCCGCGTGTCCTTCGAGACCGCCATGGCGCAATTCGGTGGCCATGCGCTGTTCCTGTCACCGCGCGACACCCAGCTGGGCCGTGGCGAGCCGATCGGCGACACCGCACGCGTGCTGTCCGAGATGGTCGATGGCGTGATGATCCGCACCTTCGCCCACTCCGACATCGAAGCCTTCGCCGACGCCTCCAGCGTGCCGGTCATCAATGCACTGACCGATGACTATCATCCGTGCCAGCTGCTGGCCGACGTGATGACCTGGACCGAGTGCCGTGGCCCCGTGAAGGGCAAGACGGCGGTGTGGATCGGTGATGGCAACAACATGTGCCATTCCTGGATCAACGCCGCACGTCAGTTCGATTTCACTCTGCGCATCTGCTGCCCGGAAGGCTATGAGCCGGACAGCGAGATCGTCGCGGCCGCCGGCCAGCGCGTCAGCATCCATCGTGATCCGCAGGAAGCCGTGCAGGGCGCGGACCTGGTGACCACCGATGTCTGGGCCTCCATGGGTCAGGAAGAAGAGCAGCTCAAGCGTGAAGCCGACTTCGCCGGCTTCCAGGTCGACGAAGCCATGCTCGACAAGGCCGCCGACGACGTCATCTTCCTGCACTGCCTGCCGGCACACCGCGGCGAAGAGATCAGCATGGGCCTGCTGGATGACCCGCGCGCCGTCGTCTGGCAGGAAGCGGGCAACCGCCTGCACGCCCAGAAGGCACTGCTCGAGTTCCTGATGCTGGGCCGCCAGGACTGA
- a CDS encoding ABC transporter ATP-binding protein: MMQPLLQIDSLECRYDTTVVTRDINFSLNKGDIACLLGPSGCGKTTLLRAIAGFEPVAVGEIRLEGEVLSSATYLTAPEQRHVGMVFQDYALFPHLSVADNVAFGVRRMTREARNDKVTELLTLVGLAHLGERFPHELSGGQQQRVALARALAPEPRILLLDEPFSNLDVELRRQLSQEVRRILKHLGISAVLVTHDQNEAFAMADQIGVIHGGHLQQWDTPFNLYHEPATRFVANFIGQGYFIPGTLKDNECVSTELGVIRGNRAYPYAPGTPVDVLLRPDDLVLAEGDSEATDLKARVLSATFAGTSTLYRLALPSGREVEAAFNSHHDYQPGEQVMLRIQADHLILFERVEESEAVL, from the coding sequence ATCATGCAACCGCTCCTTCAGATCGATTCGCTGGAATGTCGCTACGACACCACCGTCGTGACTCGCGACATCAATTTCTCCCTCAACAAGGGTGACATTGCCTGCCTGCTCGGCCCCTCCGGCTGCGGCAAGACCACGCTGCTGCGCGCGATTGCCGGCTTCGAACCGGTGGCGGTGGGCGAGATTCGTCTCGAAGGCGAGGTGCTGTCCAGCGCGACTTATCTGACCGCGCCAGAGCAGCGCCATGTCGGCATGGTCTTCCAGGATTACGCACTGTTCCCCCATCTGAGCGTGGCGGACAACGTGGCCTTCGGTGTGCGCCGCATGACCCGTGAAGCGCGCAATGACAAGGTGACGGAGCTGCTGACCCTGGTCGGCCTCGCCCACCTCGGCGAGCGCTTCCCACATGAACTGTCCGGTGGCCAGCAGCAGCGCGTGGCCCTGGCTCGCGCGCTGGCACCGGAGCCGCGCATTCTGCTGCTCGATGAGCCGTTCTCGAATCTGGACGTGGAGCTGCGCCGTCAACTGAGCCAGGAGGTGCGGCGGATTCTCAAACACCTCGGCATCAGCGCGGTGCTGGTCACGCATGACCAGAATGAGGCCTTTGCGATGGCCGACCAGATCGGCGTGATCCACGGCGGTCATCTGCAGCAGTGGGACACGCCGTTCAACCTGTATCACGAACCCGCCACGCGCTTCGTCGCCAACTTCATCGGCCAGGGCTATTTCATCCCCGGCACGCTGAAGGACAACGAATGCGTGAGCACGGAGCTGGGCGTGATTCGCGGCAACCGTGCCTATCCGTATGCACCCGGCACGCCGGTGGATGTGCTGCTGCGCCCGGATGACCTGGTGTTGGCCGAAGGGGATTCGGAAGCGACCGACCTCAAGGCACGCGTGCTCAGCGCGACCTTCGCCGGTACCAGCACCCTCTACCGGCTGGCGCTGCCTTCCGGGCGGGAAGTCGAGGCCGCCTTCAACAGCCATCACGACTACCAGCCCGGTGAGCAGGTCATGCTGCGCATCCAGGCCGATCACCTGATCCTCTTCGAGCGTGTCGAGGAGAGTGAAGCGGTGCTCTAG
- a CDS encoding AraC family transcriptional regulator, protein MSRQEITRLVASLAHEEGIRGTAVKGVQLFRMTEPVRCAPAIYEPAVVVIVSGAKEAILDGERHVYDSRQYLCCPISMPVEAGAPTASPETPLLGVYVSLDTRVMTELAIEMESAAGLVRKPGSGPLPPGLALAHWDAAFSDALLRLLQVAQNPLDAAILGEGRLRELYYAVLKGEAGESARRAFGVGNEIARTIDYLSSRLDEPVSIEDMAGRVGMSRAVFHRKFKQATTMSPIQFVKSMRLNTAAMQIANGKTVSEAAMAVGYVSSSQFSREFKRLYGQSPKQWSQFK, encoded by the coding sequence ATGAGCAGACAAGAGATCACACGACTCGTGGCGAGCCTCGCCCACGAGGAAGGCATTCGAGGGACCGCAGTGAAGGGCGTGCAGCTCTTTCGCATGACAGAGCCCGTGCGTTGCGCGCCGGCCATCTATGAACCCGCCGTGGTGGTGATCGTCAGCGGTGCCAAGGAGGCGATACTGGACGGCGAGCGGCATGTCTACGACAGCCGCCAGTATCTGTGCTGTCCCATCTCGATGCCGGTCGAGGCGGGTGCCCCCACGGCCTCGCCAGAAACTCCGCTGCTGGGCGTGTACGTCTCGCTGGACACGCGGGTGATGACGGAGCTTGCCATCGAGATGGAAAGCGCCGCGGGGCTTGTACGCAAGCCGGGCAGCGGCCCGCTGCCGCCGGGGCTTGCCCTGGCGCATTGGGACGCCGCCTTCAGCGATGCCTTGTTGCGACTGCTGCAGGTGGCGCAGAACCCCCTTGACGCGGCGATACTGGGAGAAGGGCGGCTGCGGGAGCTTTACTACGCCGTCCTGAAGGGTGAGGCGGGGGAGTCGGCGCGACGGGCCTTCGGGGTTGGCAATGAGATCGCGCGGACGATCGATTACCTGTCCAGTCGACTGGATGAGCCGGTCAGCATTGAAGACATGGCCGGGCGGGTCGGCATGAGTCGCGCCGTCTTCCACCGCAAGTTCAAGCAGGCGACCACGATGTCGCCGATCCAGTTCGTGAAGTCCATGCGCCTCAACACCGCTGCCATGCAGATCGCCAATGGCAAGACCGTCAGCGAGGCGGCCATGGCCGTGGGCTATGTGAGCTCGTCGCAATTCAGTCGCGAATTCAAGCGTCTGTACGGGCAGTCGCCCAAGCAATGGAGTCAGTTCAAATAG
- the uvrY gene encoding UvrY/SirA/GacA family response regulator transcription factor yields MIKVLVADDHHLVRTSIVRTIELEDGLKVIAEASDGETAIKLCREHSPDIVLMDIRMPGVDGLEATQKIVRSLPDVRVIVLTAYLEESFAKRLLEAGAFGFISKGTPFDEMIRAIHQVAAGERYLSPEIAQRLVFSGMDTQRSNPFDQLSSRELQVATMIVNCHRVSEISDRLHLSPKTVNTYRYRIFDKLGVTSDVEMTHLAMRHQLLDDYVLDRPDEA; encoded by the coding sequence TTGATCAAGGTTCTTGTCGCTGACGACCACCACCTGGTGCGTACCAGCATCGTCCGTACCATTGAGCTAGAGGATGGGCTCAAGGTGATTGCAGAAGCCTCGGATGGCGAAACCGCGATCAAACTCTGCCGTGAGCACAGCCCGGATATCGTGCTCATGGACATACGCATGCCCGGCGTTGATGGCCTGGAAGCCACGCAGAAGATCGTGCGCAGTCTGCCCGACGTCAGGGTCATCGTGCTGACCGCCTATCTGGAAGAGTCCTTCGCCAAACGCCTGCTGGAAGCGGGAGCCTTCGGCTTCATCTCCAAGGGCACGCCCTTTGACGAGATGATTCGCGCCATCCATCAGGTGGCCGCAGGCGAACGCTATCTATCCCCGGAAATCGCCCAGCGCCTGGTGTTCTCGGGCATGGACACCCAGCGCAGCAATCCCTTCGATCAGCTGTCGAGCCGCGAGCTGCAGGTGGCGACTATGATCGTCAATTGCCATCGCGTCAGCGAGATCTCGGACCGCCTGCACCTGAGCCCGAAGACGGTCAACACCTACCGTTACCGCATCTTCGACAAGCTTGGCGTAACCAGCGACGTGGAGATGACGCATCTGGCCATGCGTCACCAGCTGCTGGATGACTACGTGCTGGACCGTCCTGACGAGGCTTGA
- the uvrC gene encoding excinuclease ABC subunit UvrC gives MTDTTSQSPENEQPSGNPAQPEGSPAHDASARADSRARSDAARVSSRLITSDASSDLLQGSEATGFDARHFLKHVSDAPGIYRMLDSAGDVLYVGKAKRLKARLSSYFRNTGLNAKTQALVGRIADVQVTITRSETEALLLEQTLIKELRPPYNILLRDDKSYPYVFISQHHDYPALEFKRVRHKRNDGRYFGPYPSSVAVRESLTLMQKIFRLRNCEDSVFAHRERPCLQYQINRCTAPCVDYISKQDYRRDMEHAVMCLNGQSDKVTDELSQAMEDAAMRLEFEEAARLRDQVAQLRRMQEKQYVDTGTGNADILALAERPGGLCISVVSVRQGRMLGARHFSPSNGLDLTSSELLTSFVSQYYLGQDREMPDEVLTSLALEDANLLEGALSEKAERRVRVAHQVRGHRAQWLTLAQTNAEQHLATQLASRQQLSNRFLSLRDALGLDEVPKRLECFDISHSHGEATVASCVVFDHDGPIKSDYRRFNIEGVTAGDDYAAMQQALTRRFKRLQEGEGKRPDILLVDGGKGQLNMARGVFESLGVTDIILLGVAKGTTRKAGLETLFIETVHDTLDLDSHSPALHLIQHVRDESHRFAIAGHRAKRDKARRTSSLEGIAGVGPKRRRELLKFFGGLQGVKQASKPELARVPGISESLAELIHQALHG, from the coding sequence ATGACGGACACCACTTCTCAGTCACCCGAGAATGAGCAGCCATCAGGCAATCCTGCCCAACCTGAAGGCTCGCCAGCCCATGATGCCAGCGCGCGGGCTGACAGTCGCGCACGCAGCGATGCCGCACGGGTCTCCAGCCGTCTGATCACCAGTGACGCCAGCAGTGACCTGCTGCAGGGCAGCGAGGCAACCGGCTTCGATGCCCGCCATTTTCTCAAGCATGTCAGCGATGCACCGGGCATCTACCGCATGCTGGATAGCGCAGGCGACGTGCTGTATGTGGGCAAGGCCAAGCGCCTCAAGGCGCGCCTCTCCAGCTATTTCCGCAATACCGGCCTGAATGCCAAGACCCAGGCATTGGTGGGGCGCATTGCCGACGTGCAGGTCACCATCACCCGCAGCGAGACCGAAGCTCTGCTGCTGGAGCAGACCCTGATCAAGGAGCTGCGCCCGCCTTACAACATCCTGCTGCGTGACGACAAATCCTACCCTTACGTCTTCATCAGCCAGCATCACGACTATCCGGCGCTGGAGTTCAAGCGCGTGCGCCACAAGCGCAATGACGGACGCTACTTCGGCCCCTACCCGAGCAGCGTCGCGGTACGCGAGTCCTTGACGCTGATGCAGAAGATCTTCCGCCTGCGCAATTGCGAGGATTCGGTGTTCGCCCACCGCGAGCGCCCGTGCCTGCAATATCAGATCAACCGCTGCACCGCGCCGTGTGTCGACTACATCAGCAAGCAGGATTATCGGCGCGACATGGAACATGCGGTGATGTGCCTGAACGGCCAGAGCGACAAGGTCACCGACGAGCTCAGCCAGGCGATGGAAGACGCGGCCATGCGGCTGGAATTCGAGGAAGCGGCTCGCCTGCGTGATCAGGTCGCCCAGCTGCGCCGCATGCAAGAGAAGCAATACGTCGACACCGGCACCGGCAACGCCGACATCCTGGCGCTGGCCGAGCGCCCCGGCGGGCTCTGCATCAGCGTGGTCTCGGTCCGCCAGGGTCGTATGCTCGGCGCACGTCACTTCTCGCCGAGCAATGGCCTGGACCTGACCAGCAGCGAGCTGCTGACCAGCTTCGTCAGTCAGTACTATCTCGGCCAGGACAGGGAGATGCCTGATGAAGTACTGACCTCGCTGGCCCTCGAGGACGCCAACCTGCTGGAAGGCGCCTTGAGCGAGAAGGCCGAACGCCGGGTACGGGTCGCGCATCAGGTGCGTGGCCATCGCGCCCAGTGGCTGACACTGGCGCAGACCAACGCCGAGCAACATCTGGCCACCCAGCTGGCCAGCCGCCAGCAGCTGTCCAACCGCTTCCTGTCGCTGCGCGATGCGCTGGGACTCGATGAAGTGCCCAAGCGACTGGAATGTTTCGACATCTCCCACAGTCATGGCGAGGCGACCGTGGCCAGCTGCGTGGTCTTCGATCATGACGGCCCGATCAAGTCGGATTACCGGCGCTTCAATATCGAAGGCGTGACGGCCGGCGATGACTACGCCGCCATGCAGCAGGCGCTGACGCGGCGCTTCAAGCGCCTGCAGGAAGGCGAAGGCAAGCGCCCGGACATCCTGCTGGTCGATGGCGGCAAGGGGCAGCTCAACATGGCGCGCGGGGTGTTCGAGTCACTCGGCGTGACTGACATCATCCTGCTCGGGGTGGCCAAGGGCACCACGCGCAAGGCAGGGCTCGAGACGCTGTTCATCGAGACGGTGCATGACACCCTGGATCTTGACAGCCACTCGCCGGCGCTGCACTTGATCCAGCATGTGCGCGATGAATCACACCGCTTCGCCATCGCCGGTCACCGCGCCAAACGCGACAAGGCGCGGCGTACCTCAAGTCTGGAGGGAATCGCGGGAGTCGGCCCCAAGCGGCGCCGCGAGCTGCTCAAGTTCTTCGGCGGACTGCAGGGGGTGAAACAGGCCTCCAAACCGGAACTGGCCCGCGTGCCCGGCATCAGCGAATCGCTCGCCGAGCTGATCCACCAGGCGCTACATGGCTGA
- the pgsA gene encoding CDP-diacylglycerol--glycerol-3-phosphate 3-phosphatidyltransferase has protein sequence MSIPNILTLIRILFIPLLVVCFYLPYAWSLPLTALLFALAAITDWFDGYLARLWNQTTPFGAFLDPVADKLMVAVALGLLIERYDSLWMTIPSLVIIGREIVISALREWMAEIGKRGSVAVSWVGKLKTAAQMLALFMLLFFAPGSVGGDTGLALLYISAALTLWSMISYLRAAWPELVRSV, from the coding sequence ATGAGCATCCCCAATATCCTGACTCTGATCCGCATCCTGTTCATTCCGCTGCTGGTGGTATGTTTCTATCTGCCTTATGCATGGAGCCTGCCGCTGACGGCGCTGCTTTTCGCACTGGCCGCCATCACCGACTGGTTCGATGGCTATCTGGCCCGCCTGTGGAATCAGACCACGCCCTTCGGCGCCTTCCTGGACCCCGTCGCCGACAAGCTGATGGTCGCGGTGGCACTGGGCCTGCTGATAGAACGCTACGACAGCCTGTGGATGACCATCCCGAGCCTGGTCATCATCGGTCGCGAGATCGTCATCTCGGCACTGCGTGAGTGGATGGCCGAGATCGGCAAGCGCGGCAGCGTCGCGGTGTCCTGGGTCGGCAAACTGAAGACGGCTGCCCAGATGCTCGCCCTGTTCATGCTGCTGTTCTTCGCCCCGGGCAGTGTCGGAGGGGACACCGGCCTCGCCCTGCTGTATATCTCGGCTGCGCTGACGCTGTGGTCGATGATCAGCTACCTGCGCGCCGCCTGGCCGGAACTGGTGCGCTCGGTCTGA
- a CDS encoding STAS/SEC14 domain-containing protein, giving the protein MLTLLKSPADHVVALHLAGHIDQASLAPIIKECDERLARHERISLLVEIERFGLITPAALLNDIGYALRHLGDFEREAIISKADWLRHVTEFSKHLVRSIEVRHFSPDEREAAYAWVAEPPRGGSGLGAGANEAPAGREAQSPPEHHQA; this is encoded by the coding sequence ATGCTGACACTGCTCAAGAGTCCCGCCGATCACGTTGTCGCCCTGCATCTCGCGGGGCATATCGATCAGGCTTCGCTCGCCCCCATCATCAAGGAATGCGACGAACGCCTGGCGCGCCATGAGCGAATCTCGCTGCTGGTGGAGATTGAACGCTTTGGCCTGATCACGCCCGCCGCCCTGCTCAATGATATCGGCTATGCCCTGCGCCATCTGGGAGACTTCGAGCGCGAAGCCATCATCAGCAAGGCCGACTGGCTGCGCCACGTCACCGAGTTCAGCAAGCACCTGGTGCGCTCCATCGAGGTACGCCACTTCTCCCCCGACGAGCGCGAAGCTGCCTACGCCTGGGTGGCCGAGCCGCCGCGCGGCGGCTCTGGTCTCGGTGCTGGTGCCAATGAAGCCCCTGCCGGCCGTGAGGCGCAGTCTCCGCCTGAGCACCATCAGGCCTGA
- a CDS encoding proline--tRNA ligase, which produces MRASQLLISTLKETPSDAEVVSHQLMLRAGFIRRLTSGLYTWMPLGLRTLRKVERIVREEMDRSGAQELLMPAVQPAELWQESGRWEQYGPELLRVVDRHQRDYCVGPTHEEVITDLARRELNSYKQLPANFYQVQTKFRDEIRPRFGVMRSREFVMKDGYSFHLGEESLKETYQVMYDTYVRIFTRLGLDFRPVIADNGSIGGTGSHEFHVLAASGEDAIAFSTGSDFAANIEKCEALPAPLGETPERAAPTQEMQLVDTPNARTIAALVEQHGLDIKKTVKTLIVKAAEGVEGGLIALMVRGDHELNEIKAEHLPQVAEPLTMASDEEVRAAVGAGFGSLGPVGLEMPIIIDRSVALMSDFGAGANIEGKHHFGLNWERDLPLPEIADIRNVVAGDPSPDGKGVIDIARGIEVGHIFQLGTKYSEAMNATVLDENGKAQPLSMGCYGIGVTRVVAAAIEQGNDKGGIVLPEAIAPFQVAIVPMNAHKSVRVSETAERVYQELTAAGYDVLLDDRDLRPGNKFADGELLGIPHRLVIGDRGLDNGEYEYKGRTDAEATMIAVDSLLDFLAEHSAS; this is translated from the coding sequence ATGCGTGCCAGTCAACTGCTGATTTCCACTCTCAAGGAAACCCCGTCCGACGCCGAAGTCGTCAGCCACCAGCTGATGCTGCGTGCCGGTTTCATCCGTCGCCTGACCTCCGGCCTCTACACCTGGATGCCACTGGGCCTGCGCACACTGCGCAAGGTCGAGCGCATCGTGCGTGAAGAGATGGACCGCTCCGGTGCCCAGGAACTGCTGATGCCAGCCGTGCAGCCAGCCGAGCTGTGGCAGGAGTCCGGTCGCTGGGAGCAGTACGGCCCCGAGCTGCTGCGCGTGGTTGACCGTCACCAGCGCGACTACTGTGTCGGCCCGACCCACGAGGAAGTCATCACCGACCTCGCGCGTCGTGAGCTGAACAGCTACAAGCAACTGCCGGCCAACTTCTACCAGGTCCAGACCAAGTTCCGCGACGAGATTCGTCCGCGCTTCGGCGTGATGCGCTCGCGCGAGTTCGTGATGAAGGATGGTTACTCCTTCCACTTGGGCGAAGAATCCCTGAAAGAGACCTATCAGGTGATGTACGACACTTACGTGCGCATCTTCACGCGTCTGGGTCTCGACTTCCGTCCCGTCATCGCCGACAACGGCTCCATCGGTGGCACCGGCTCCCACGAATTCCACGTGCTGGCCGCCTCCGGTGAAGACGCCATCGCCTTCTCCACCGGCTCCGATTTCGCCGCCAACATCGAGAAGTGTGAAGCGCTGCCGGCACCGCTGGGCGAGACGCCTGAGCGCGCGGCACCAACCCAGGAGATGCAGCTGGTCGACACGCCGAACGCCAGGACCATCGCCGCACTGGTCGAGCAGCACGGCCTGGACATCAAGAAGACCGTCAAGACGCTGATCGTCAAGGCGGCCGAAGGCGTCGAAGGTGGTCTGATCGCGCTGATGGTGCGTGGCGACCACGAGCTGAACGAGATCAAGGCCGAGCACCTGCCGCAGGTCGCCGAGCCGCTGACCATGGCCAGCGACGAGGAAGTGCGCGCCGCCGTCGGTGCCGGTTTCGGCTCCCTCGGCCCGGTCGGCCTCGAGATGCCGATCATCATCGATCGCAGCGTCGCGCTGATGAGCGATTTCGGTGCCGGTGCCAATATCGAAGGCAAGCACCACTTCGGCCTCAACTGGGAGCGCGATCTGCCGCTGCCGGAAATCGCCGATATCCGCAACGTCGTCGCCGGTGATCCGTCACCGGACGGCAAGGGCGTGATCGATATCGCACGCGGTATCGAGGTGGGTCACATATTCCAGCTCGGCACCAAGTACTCAGAGGCCATGAATGCCACCGTGCTCGACGAGAACGGCAAGGCACAGCCGCTGTCCATGGGCTGCTACGGCATCGGCGTGACCCGCGTGGTCGCGGCTGCCATCGAGCAGGGCAACGACAAGGGCGGTATCGTGCTGCCGGAAGCCATCGCGCCCTTCCAGGTCGCCATCGTGCCGATGAACGCCCACAAGTCCGTGCGTGTCAGCGAGACTGCCGAGCGCGTCTATCAGGAGCTGACGGCTGCCGGTTACGACGTGCTGCTGGATGACCGTGATCTGCGCCCGGGCAACAAGTTCGCCGACGGCGAGCTGCTGGGCATTCCGCATCGCCTGGTGATCGGTGATCGTGGTCTCGACAATGGCGAGTACGAGTACAAGGGTCGCACCGACGCCGAAGCGACCATGATCGCCGTCGACAGCCTGCTGGACTTCCTGGCCGAGCACAGCGCGAGCTGA